The sequence below is a genomic window from Propionispora hippei DSM 15287.
AGTGTGCCCATAAGTTGCTCTAAATAATGCTCAGAAATTTTTTGGCGTTCGGCCACACTTTTCAACGATATGGGCCCTTGCCCATAATGCAAAGCCAGATCATACATGGCAGCAACGCCATAACGTCCTTTTGTCGATAACTTCACAAGTAACCTCTCCTGCTTTTCCGAGTAATATGATAGGTTTTATCTGAAATAAATATACCAAAAAACCTCATAGTTGTCAAAAATCAAATTACAATCCTAAATGTTATTTTGGTTTTAAACTAAAATATTATGCTCACTGCTTACAACTAAAATCCCCCACAGTAACTGTGGGGGATTTTACAGCATTAACGGCAGTTCACTTTAGAGTAAGATATTCTGTTTATACTGAGCATAAGCTGCTTTTAGTTCATCAATCTTATCTGACATTTCGATTTGCAAATCTGAAGCCATGGCATAATCACCCGAATTGATAGCATTATTAATACGGGTGAATAAGCTTTTATGGGAAACACTGTCTTTTGCCAAATAGGTTCGCAGTTCATTAACCTTTTCCCAATTGGATAAATCAAGATCAACGGCCGTTTCTGCACAATGCAAAATTGTGCAGCTATTAACCAGGGAAAGATTATCCGGGATTATGCGTTTCGATAACTCGGTTTTCCAGCGAATAAGCGCACCTGCAACAAAAGCATTAATAATTTCCTGAGATAAAATGTTTCCAGCCTTAATTGCCGCCAATTTCTCAGGATACTCTCTGATAGCCTTCATATTCTCCCACACAGTTGCTGGAGGTTTACCAAACAAACGATCACGATCCTCTGGCGAATAGTCATCAAACACATCGTGTTCACTACGATAAGCGCGGCCCTTTTCCAGATAGAAGCCTGGAGTACCGGCTTCCTTAGAAAGCTCCGCCTCTAATTCTTTCGTAGTTTTCCCAGAATTAACGGCTGCCTTTATGCCATCCAGCATAGCCATGTAGATAGCAGCTATAGCAATATATGTATTAGTATATGGATTTGCCGCACGAACTTCAAAGCGAGTAGCTAAGGGATTATTTATATCACGTACCAATCCGGCTAAAATCGTTCTATTTCTTGATGGTATTTCCGGAGTATGTCCCAAAGAAGTAACAATACAAATAGGAGCTTCAAATCCTGGTTTCAAGCGATTTAATGCATCATTGGTAGAAGTAATAAACGGATTCACTACTTCGTAATTTTTTAATAACCCCATAATACCGCCATATCCAACAGCGCTTAAAAAGTCTTTTGTCATTTCACTTGGTGAAAACAAGTTAATGAGTTTTCCTGATTTCAGTTTGGCTGCCATACCGATATGAGTATGCTCACCATTGCCCGCTACACCAATAATCGGTTTAGCTTTAAAAGTTACTTCAAGACCATTTGCACGAAATGCCTCT
It includes:
- a CDS encoding type I glutamate--ammonia ligase encodes the protein MVKDLVYLIPAGKYGKEELLNLLKNHSEIKFASLVGIDLAGNDTDEKIPIGLFIKDIDSFYNGGAVQTDGSSVVLTGIAILNNAKVDMLADANVNWFVDYNFEHIDEETGKPVGTLRIPAFLVHNGLRVDSRSILVQSLEYIKSELKELFKSKGKIAGLEHIDGADVEDIIFTSATELEFWVKTPANKAEVEELSASQVMQEQYWQRTRGSVRTAMEQALLMLGKYGLEPEMAHKEVGGVKAKIDEAGHLSHVMEQLEIDWKFADAVQCADNELQARIVVKEAFRANGLEVTFKAKPIIGVAGNGEHTHIGMAAKLKSGKLINLFSPSEMTKDFLSAVGYGGIMGLLKNYEVVNPFITSTNDALNRLKPGFEAPICIVTSLGHTPEIPSRNRTILAGLVRDINNPLATRFEVRAANPYTNTYIAIAAIYMAMLDGIKAAVNSGKTTKELEAELSKEAGTPGFYLEKGRAYRSEHDVFDDYSPEDRDRLFGKPPATVWENMKAIREYPEKLAAIKAGNILSQEIINAFVAGALIRWKTELSKRIIPDNLSLVNSCTILHCAETAVDLDLSNWEKVNELRTYLAKDSVSHKSLFTRINNAINSGDYAMASDLQIEMSDKIDELKAAYAQYKQNILL